The following proteins are co-located in the Callospermophilus lateralis isolate mCalLat2 chromosome 8, mCalLat2.hap1, whole genome shotgun sequence genome:
- the Hs3st1 gene encoding heparan sulfate glucosamine 3-O-sulfotransferase 1, whose amino-acid sequence MAALLLGAVLLVTQPQLVPSRPAASGMEPNQQELLRKAGTLRDDMQDSGATNGSAQQLPQTIIIGVRKGGTRALLEMLSLHPDVAAAENEVHFFDWEEHYSHGLGWYLSQMPFSFPHQLTVEKTPAYFTSPKVPERVHSMNPSIRLLLILRDPSERVLSDYTQVFYNHMQKRKPYPSIEEFLLRDGRLNVDYKALNRSLYHVHMQNWLRFFPLRHIHIVDGDRLIRNPFPEIQKVERFLKLSPQINASNFYFNKTKGFYCLRDSGRDRCLHESKGRAHPQVDPKLLNKLHEYFHEPNKKFFELVGRTFDWH is encoded by the coding sequence ATGGCCGCGCTACTACTGGGCGCGGTGCTGCTGGTGACACAGCCCCAGCTGGTGCCTTCCCGCCCTGCGGCCTCCGGGATGGAGCCCAATCAGCAGGAGCTCCTGAGGAAAGCAGGCACCCTCCGGGATGACATGCAAGACAGCGGGGCCACCAATGGCTCTGCCCAGCAGCTGCCGCAGACCATCATCATCGGAGTGCGCAAGGGCGGCACCCGCGCACTGCTGGAGATGCTCAGCCTGCACCCCGACGTGGCAGCCGCAGAGAATGAGGTGCACTTCTTCGACTGGGAGGAGCATTACAGCCACGGCCTGGGCTGGTACCTCAGCCAGATGCCCTTCTCCTTCCCGCACCAGCTCACGGTGGAAAAGACCCCCGCCTACTTCACGTCGCCCAAAGTGCCTGAGAGAGTCCACAGCATGAACCCCTCCATCCGGCTGCTGCTCATCCTGCGAGACCCGTCGGAGCGCGTGCTGTCAGACTACACCCAAGTGTTCTACAACCACATGCAGAAGCGCAAGCCCTACCCATCCATCGAGGAGTTCCTGCTGCGGGACGGCCGGCTCAACGTGGACTACAAGGCGCTCAACCGCAGCCTCTACCATGTGCACATGCAGAACTGGCTGCGCTTCTTCCCGCTGCGCCACATCCACATCGTGGACGGCGACCGCCTCATCAGGAACCCCTTCCCCGAGATCCAGAAGGTCGAGAGGTTCCTGAAGCTGTCGCCCCAGATCAACGCCTCGAACTTCTACTTTAACAAAACCAAGGGATTTTACTGTCTGAGGGACAGTGGCCGGGACCGCTGCTTACATGAGTCCAAAGGCCGGGCTCACCCCCAGGTTGACCCCAAACTACTCAACAAACTGCACGAATATTTCCACGAGCCAAATAAGAAATTCTTCGAGCTGGTGGGCAGGACATTTGATTGGCACTGA